In Cutaneotrichosporon cavernicola HIS019 DNA, chromosome: 1, one DNA window encodes the following:
- a CDS encoding uncharacterized protein (Calcineurin-like phosphoesterase) — MPNARQWMLIITGGLLLWYMLSSLAARREPEPSPGHQAFRQRLVAVGDLHGDIRNTRAVLRMAKLIDEHDKWIGGSDILVQTGDNIDRGTYALDIYRLFASLRDQASEAGGQLHTVLGNHEFMNAIGDWRYVSKADIAHWGGQKQRLHDMSLDGWLGQEWLANYTTTARVYLAPFKGAPSLSFTHGSLRPSYPDLLPYPDRINELGAGLLSRALTPPMAPPHPPNPYRGLPEGTTAAEAGVYDGGGPLWWRGLADELDEKTVCEWAKELKEKLGVRRIIGGHTPDFERIVDRCGGDVIIIDTGISYAYGGVLSALEIIYSLRPVDGAGELSTGVHALREGERYIEREEVYAVYQRGKKKITVIEQEMII; from the exons ATGCCGAACGCACGACAGTGGATGCTCATCATCACCGGaggcctcctcctctggtACATGCTGAGCTCCCTCGCGGCCCGCCGCGAGCCCGAACCCTCACCCGGCCATCAGGCGTTCCggcagcgcctcgtcgccgtcggcgatcTCCATGGTG ACATAAGGAACACTAGGGCGGTTCTGCGCAtggccaagctcatcgacgagcacgacaAGTGGATCGGTGGATCCGACATCCTCGTGCAGACGGGCGACAACATTGACCGCGGAACGTATGCCCTTGACATCTACCGCCTTTTTGCGTCGCTCCGGGACCAGGCTTCTGAAGCGGGAGGGCAGCTGCACACGGTCCTGGGCAACCACGAGTTCATGAACGCCATCGGCGACTGGCGGTACGTCTCTAAGGCGGATATTGCCCATTGGGGCGGCCAGAAGCAGCGACTCCACGACATGAGCCTGGACGGGTGGCTCGGACAGGAGTGGTTGGCCAACTACACTACCACCGCACGCGTGTATCTCGCGCCGTTCAAGGGCgccccttccctctccttcaCTCATGGCTCTCTTCGTCCATCGTATCCCGACCTCCTTCCCTATCCCGACCGGAtcaacgagctcggtgCAGGCCTCCTGTCGCGTGCGCTCACGCCACCCATggccccaccccacccccctAACCCATATCGTGGGTTGCCGGAGGGTACGACTGCTGCCGAAGCGGGTGTAtacgacggcggcggcccgCTGTGGTGGCGCGGCCTCGCAGACGAGCTTGATGAGAAGACCGTCTGCGAGTGGGCGAAGGAGCTTAAAGAGAAGCTCGGTGTGCGCCGCATCATCGGCGGACACACGCCCGACTTTGAGCGCATCGTCGACCGCTGTGGCGGTGACGTGATCATCATCGACACTGGCATCTCATACGCATACGGCGGGGTCCTGAGCGCCCTCGAGATCATCTACTCCCTCAGACCGGTGGACGGGGCTGGCGAGCTATCCACCGGCGTCCACGCACTgcgtgagggcgagcgatacatcgagcgcgaggaggtgtATGCTGTGTACCAGCGCGGGAAGAAGAAGATTACGGTCATCGAGCAGGAGATGATCATCTAG
- a CDS encoding uncharacterized protein (Methyltransferase), with translation MNLLVVLALVPLIWRLAVQFLPAQWTEPYAYWDPDALNDGLARWSNMGYWDDASSFSEAGEALARRLLAFADASNERVLDIAHGPGDSLLLHLESNPKHLTAIASLPSDTETAQQRVNQWFLEHAGKTDLTWYTGSATFRPAKDFDHPLYPMRGFLGDSNVVVEEEEEEREQVVFDDEADVVDVEEVVLDKAKSQTGIDLYDLVYVLDALYHFPPSRSAFIASVLPNLRPGGVLAYTDILAPPSLSRLPGRLLANLLSTLLRVPQSNLASGITLNQYKSSLEDMGYKVQLQDWTTHVFPGFAANLKARGAGWWVVGWLAEKAEASGWKYVAVRAERSST, from the exons ATGAACTTGCTGGTGGTCCTTGCACTCGTCCCCCTGATATGGCGTCTCGCCGTGCAGTTCCTCCCAGCTCAGTGGACTGAGCCTTATGCCTACTGGGATCCAGATGCTCTCAACGACGGCCTCGCCCGCTGGAGCAACATGGGCTACTGG GACGACGCCTCATCCTTCTCAGAAGCAGGTGAGGCGCttgcccgccgcctcctcgccttcgCGGACGCAAGCAACGAACGCGTGCTCGACATCGCCCACGGTCCCGGGGACAGTTTAT TGCTCCATCTCGAATCTAATCCAAAGCATCTCACTGCGATCGCCTCGCTTCCCTCTGACACCGAGACAGCACAGCAGCGCGTAAACCAATGGTTCCTTGAGCACGCCGGCAAAACCGACCTTACCTGGTACACTGGGTCTGCAACCTTCCGTCCGGCCAAGGACTTTGACCACCCGCTGTATCCGATGCGCGGGTTCCTCGGCGACTCGAatgtggtggtggaggaggaggaggaggagagggaacAGGTCGTCTTTGACGATGAGGCTGATGTGgtggacgtcgaggaggttgtcctcgacaaggccaagtccCAGACCGGCATCGACCTCTACGACCTTGTCTATGTCCTCGATGCGCTTTACCACTTCCCACCTTCGCGTAGCGCGTTTATCGCCTCGGTCCTACCCAACCTCCGCCCCGGAGGTGTGCTCGCGTACACGGATATCCTGGCCCCGCCATCCCTCTCCCGCCTTCCAGGCAggctcctcgccaacctcctctccacgcTGCTCCGCGTCCCCCAATCTAACCTTGCATCCGGCATCACGCTGAACCAGTACAAATCCTCTCTCGAAGACATGGGATACAAGGTCCAGCTCCAGGACTGGACGACGCACGTGTTCCCAGGCTTCGCGGCCAACCTCAAGGCTCGGGGTGCGGGTTGGTGGGTGGTAGGTTGgctcgccgagaaggcggAAGCCAGCGGATGGAAGTATGTTGCggtgcgcgccgagcggtCTTCCACGTAG
- the RAD18 gene encoding uncharacterized protein (zinc finger of C3HC4-type, RING) gives MVDAWEVARPQILEFTTPRKRARDAPSSRPSSGHSLKRARTQSPSKTEPQRMSAASEEIEVVADLSDVEVQELSENDEAPCPICGLKLEIAAIPGHIERGCPPQKAKAAPAKTTWKKLFSGTGGGKGKTAEMKRIVKPNYSLISIGDLRGLLSEHGLPTTGDRLSLEARFQEWTILYNANLDTSHPAALSALRAKVANAEATRRRDREKGRDEEVDALASKEGLAKHVRQQRSEFERLRQDVLNRKARKERGEPDGDRVDTAIEVE, from the exons atggtcGACGCGTGGGAGGTCGCGAG GCCTCAAATCCTGGAGTTTACAACGCCACGCAAACGCGCCCGCGAtgcaccttcctcccgaCCTTCCTCGGGACATTCGTTGAAACGTGCCCGCACTCAATCACCGAGCAAGACGGAGCCCCAGCGaatgtcggcggcgtctGAAGAAATAGAGGTCGTAGCGGACTTGAGTGATGTCGAGGTGCAGGAGCTTTCTGAGAATG ACGAGGCGCCATGTCCTATATGCGGATTGAAGCTCGAGATTGCCGCGATTCCAGGCCACATCGAGCGAGGGTGTCCGCCCCAAAAAGCCAAGGCGGCACCGGCAAAGACGACATGGAAGAAACTCTTCTCCGGCACAGGTGGCGGGAAGGGCAAGAC GGCTGAGATGAAACGCATCGTCAAGCCGAACTACTCTCTCATCAGCATAGGGGACCTGCGTGGGCTGCTTTCG GAACACGGTCTCCCGACGACTGGCGACCGGCTCtccctcgaggcgcgcttCCAAGAGTGGACAATCCTCTATAATGCCAACCTTGACACGTCCCATCCCGCGGCCCTTTCTGCACTgcgcgccaaggtcgccaACGCGGAGGCAacgcgccgacgcgacagggagaaggggagggatgaggaggtcgatgcGCTCGCGAGCAAGGAGGGGCTTGCGAAGCATGTGCGCCAGCAGCGGTCCGAGTTTGAGCGGCTGCGACAGGACGTGCTGAACCGCAAGGCGCGGAAAGAGCGCGGAGAGCCTGATGGAGATCGAGTCGACACGGCTATTGAGGTGGAGTGA